In Pseudomonas fluorescens, one genomic interval encodes:
- a CDS encoding polyamine ABC transporter substrate-binding protein, with product MPIFSSLRKALLATAGLTIAVGAQAAGTVHIYNWSDYIGETTLADFEKATGIKPVYDVFDSNETLEGKLLAGRTGYDVVVPSNHFLGKQIKAGAFQKLDKSQLPNYSNLDPVLLKRLEQNDPGNQYAVPYLWGTNGIGYNVEKVKAVLGIDKIDSWSVLFEPENIKKLHSCGVAFLDSADEMMPTVLNYMGLNANSTNPKDYAKATDKLLAVRPYVTYFHSSKYIGDLANGDICVAIGFSGDIFQAKHRAEEAKKGVNIAYSIPKEGGALWFDMLAIPKDSSNVKEAHAFINYLLKPEVIAQVSDYVGYANPNPGSDKLMEQSIRTDEAVYPPQAVLDKTYVSVELPPNIQRLMTRSWTKVKSGK from the coding sequence TTGCCTATTTTTTCTTCTTTGCGCAAAGCCCTGCTGGCCACTGCCGGCCTGACGATTGCTGTCGGAGCCCAGGCCGCCGGTACGGTGCATATTTATAACTGGTCGGATTACATCGGCGAGACCACCCTGGCCGACTTCGAGAAAGCCACCGGGATCAAACCGGTGTACGACGTGTTCGATTCCAACGAGACCCTGGAAGGCAAGCTGCTGGCCGGGCGTACCGGTTACGACGTGGTCGTGCCGTCGAACCATTTTCTCGGCAAGCAGATCAAGGCGGGCGCGTTCCAGAAGCTCGACAAGTCGCAGTTGCCGAACTACTCGAATCTCGATCCGGTGCTGCTCAAGCGCCTGGAACAGAACGACCCGGGCAACCAGTACGCCGTGCCGTACCTGTGGGGCACCAACGGCATCGGCTACAACGTCGAGAAAGTCAAAGCGGTGCTCGGCATCGACAAGATCGACTCCTGGAGCGTGCTGTTCGAGCCGGAGAACATCAAGAAGCTGCACAGCTGTGGCGTCGCGTTCCTCGACTCGGCCGATGAAATGATGCCGACCGTGCTCAACTACATGGGGCTGAACGCCAACAGCACCAATCCGAAGGACTACGCCAAGGCCACCGACAAACTGCTGGCCGTGCGTCCCTACGTGACCTATTTCCACTCGTCGAAATACATCGGTGATCTGGCCAACGGCGACATCTGCGTGGCCATCGGTTTCTCCGGCGATATCTTCCAGGCCAAACACCGTGCCGAAGAAGCCAAGAAGGGCGTGAACATCGCCTACTCGATTCCGAAAGAGGGCGGCGCATTGTGGTTCGACATGCTGGCGATTCCGAAGGATTCGTCCAACGTCAAAGAGGCCCACGCCTTCATCAACTATTTGCTGAAACCTGAGGTGATCGCCCAGGTCAGTGATTACGTCGGTTACGCCAACCCTAACCCCGGGTCGGACAAGCTGATGGAACAGTCCATCCGCACCGATGAAGCGGTTTATCCACCGCAAGCAGTCCTCGACAAGACTTACGTGTCGGTCGAGTTGCCACCCAATATTCAGCGTTTGATGACCCGTAGCTGGACCAAGGTCAAGTCGGGCAAGTAA
- a CDS encoding polyamine ABC transporter substrate-binding protein: MKALGKKLAGKTLLALSVAGMMAGAVHADDKVLHVYNWSDYIAPDTIANFEKESGIKVVYDVFDSNETLEAKLLAGKSGYDVVVPSNNFLAKQIKAGVYQELDKSKLSNYGNLNKSLLKAVSVSDPDNKHAFPYMWGSIGIGYNPEKVKAALGVDTIDSWDTLLKPENIAKLKGCGVSFLDSPTEMLPVALHYLGLPTDSQKKEDIKKAEELFLKIRPSITYFHSSKYISDLANGNICVAVGYSGDVQQAKSRAAEAGDKVKVSYAIPKEGAGSFYDMVAIPKDAENIDGAYKFMNYLLQPKVMAEITNAVRFPNGNAEATQYVNKDITSDPGIYPPADVQAKLYAIADLPAATQRELTRSWTKIKSGK, from the coding sequence ATGAAGGCATTAGGTAAAAAGCTTGCTGGCAAGACTCTTCTCGCGCTGTCCGTCGCGGGCATGATGGCGGGTGCGGTTCACGCGGACGACAAGGTGTTGCACGTCTACAACTGGTCCGACTACATCGCTCCTGACACCATCGCCAACTTCGAGAAAGAGTCCGGGATCAAAGTCGTCTACGACGTATTCGACAGCAACGAAACCCTGGAAGCCAAACTGCTGGCGGGCAAATCCGGTTACGACGTGGTTGTGCCGTCGAACAACTTCCTGGCCAAGCAGATCAAGGCGGGCGTTTATCAGGAGCTGGACAAGTCCAAGCTGTCCAACTACGGCAACCTGAACAAATCGCTGCTCAAGGCCGTTTCGGTCAGCGACCCGGACAACAAGCACGCCTTCCCGTACATGTGGGGCTCGATCGGCATCGGCTACAACCCGGAGAAGGTCAAGGCTGCACTGGGCGTCGACACCATCGATTCCTGGGACACTCTGCTCAAGCCGGAGAACATCGCCAAGCTCAAGGGCTGCGGTGTGAGCTTCCTCGACTCGCCGACCGAAATGCTCCCGGTCGCGCTGCACTACCTGGGCCTGCCAACCGACAGCCAGAAGAAAGAAGACATCAAGAAAGCCGAGGAACTGTTCCTCAAGATTCGTCCTTCGATCACCTACTTCCACTCCTCCAAGTACATCTCGGACCTGGCCAACGGCAACATCTGCGTAGCGGTCGGCTACTCGGGTGACGTGCAGCAGGCCAAGTCGCGTGCCGCCGAGGCCGGTGACAAGGTCAAAGTCAGCTACGCCATTCCGAAGGAAGGTGCCGGCAGCTTCTATGACATGGTCGCGATTCCGAAAGATGCGGAAAACATCGACGGCGCCTACAAGTTCATGAACTACCTGCTGCAACCGAAAGTGATGGCCGAGATCACCAACGCGGTGCGCTTCCCTAACGGTAACGCCGAAGCGACCCAGTACGTGAACAAGGACATCACCTCCGATCCAGGCATCTACCCGCCAGCCGACGTGCAGGCCAAGCTGTATGCGATCGCCGATTTGCCGGCCGCTACCCAGCGTGAACTGACCCGCAGCTGGACCAAGATCAAATCCGGTAAATAA